In Cicer arietinum cultivar CDC Frontier isolate Library 1 chromosome 7, Cicar.CDCFrontier_v2.0, whole genome shotgun sequence, the genomic window GAGTATGTATTTTTTCCAACATTAAAATTCGGAGGCGGGAATGGGTTTGGGGTGGTGATACCTACCATACACCCACTCCGCAAgtaatatttttacaatttttaaattatatatacataattgaatatatttaatattattttaaatattaaaaattataattttatctttttaattttttttaattttattattgtttaataataattattttattataataaatatgatttttaaatttataattttatatatatgagtaGGTGCGGATGCAGACAAGGAAACTCAAACCCTGTTGTGGCGGAGATATGACCTAAATTTTACACCCGCTATGAAACAGGAGTATGGACGAATTTTCTCCGATTAACCGAATACAGGTGTAGAGGAGGTGAAATTCGCCACCGACCCGCTCCATTAACATACCTAGTTCAAACCTCGTTGATGACACAACTCAGAGTTTTGTACCAGGCACCCCCCAATTTGACCTGCCACCCCCCCagtattttttaaagactaaaatacccCTTTGTAAAacagtataatattatttacaaaattaccattcagatttcacaccccaccaccttcgaaaatttacaaaaaaaaatgttggattcgaaagtttaaaattttcgaaatgaattttagtaagttactcgaaacttttgctattttaaaaccttcgaaatgcagtttatttaaaaaaagacaaattttcgaaactttggataaatgccaaattttcgaaatagacAGGATTCGAAACTTTGCTtgcatttgaaagtttcgaaatagagTTATGCTTCGAACATTTGGCTTTTGATGAAACCTTCGAAATGTAGCTTCGAAACATTCAAATCTTCGAAATGCATTTTGTACTTCGGAAGTTTGCTTTTtcaccaaagtttcgaaatgcatcttttcttcgaaagttttcattttcacaaaagttttgaaatgtatGTAAGTTTCGAACTTTTCATTAAGTTAAAGGttcgaaatgtattttattatttttttaaattcaatatttatgtcagaaattatttttaaattttttttaaattaaatatttaaaatattatatttaattaaatttgttactaattttgaaattaggtatgagtagagttgatgtttctgcttcaaaaaatgttatagatACTACAGAAAAATTCACCACTGATCAGGTATTATTATAACTACTGATGAATCATCTATTTTGCAGGTATTTTCTTCTCGAGAAGAtgtatttgaatgggcaaaagcgattggaagacaaaatggaattttaattgttaccattcgatcagataaagcaaacggaattaggggaagaaaagacaaattgattttgggatgcgaaagaggtggaagatataaatcagaATCAAAAAAATCAGTAACTTGCTCTCATAAGGAAAACTGTCCATTTACTCTCAGATGTGTAACTTGATACGtcggtgaaggatggaaaattagtgttcgttgtgggACACACAATCATGAATTACTTGATACTGTAACCGGTCATTCctatttggggcgtttaaacgaagaagagaggaaatttgtcaatgatatgacaaagtataagcttgcacccagattcattctaaatgctttgaaagtgAGAAATGAAACCAATGTCACTATTcccagtcaaatatataaagcaaggagtacttatcgatcatcattgagaggtccgtacacagaaatgcagcatctgttgaagttaatacaacaagaaaattatgtgcattggacaagaagacgggaaaattctgatattttgagagatattttttggacgcatcctgactgtataaagttgttaaacacatttcattttgttttgatatgtgatagcacatacaaaacaaacagatatcggttgccattacttgaaatagtCGGTGTCActtctactagtttgacattttcagttgggtttgcttatttggaaaaagagcgacaagataacttcatctgggcatttgaGAAGGTACGAATGTTGTTCAAATCTGAGTCTttgatttctaaagttattgtgactgatagagatcttgccatgatgaatgcgattagtgttgtgtttcctacttcaatacatttgctatgtcgttttcatattgaaaaaaatgttggggcaagatgcaaacaatatgtcaaaaaggatagacaagaagaagtaatggatttatggaaaaagattgtctattcgactagtgtggaagagtatgatcatcatttgcaacaatttgagatattgtgtgccgatattattctttttgttgattatgtgaaagattcatggttaacaccttacaaagaaaggtttgtcaacgtttggaccaatagagtgatgcatttggggaacacaacatctaacaggtatttttaaaatatgaattgtgttgttttagcaaacatgatttactagtttatgtgatttgttttaatttgtgttatttaatttatttgtagagttgagtctgctcattggagattgaaaaacatgcttcaaactagttttggtgatttgtgtaaaagcTGGGATGcagtgaatatgatgttgaagaaccaaatatgtatcattcagtcttcttttcagaaaaccatcaaggatgttgagcacgggtataattcacaattttttcaaaatctacatcactgtgtatcaagaaagtgtatgaaattaattgataaCCAGTTGGAAAGGGTGAAGATTGTAGGCACTAACAAAACAGAATGTGGTTGTTCAATtagaacaactcatggattaccatgtgcttgtgagttggctAAGTTGCAGATAAATGGTAATGCtatccctttagatagcattcatgATTTTTGGAAACAGTTAAGCATTGCACATGaattagaggatgaagaatctttatcagattatgacttttctgaagagttggaagcaatgaaagcgtacatgaaGACACACGATATTataagtcaaaggatattcaaggcaaaggtgcgtgaagttgtatttccacataccacatcaatacttgcaccaccAGAGAAAGTGAGAACCAAAGGAGctggtaaaaagaaaaaagaatttgatactcctcgtgatccttcatattgggagtatgttgatgcctctcaagaatctgcaaaggcaaggcaaccatctcaatcatctcaacgttctgcaaggcaacaatctcaatcatctcaacaTTCTTTTAAGACACAATTTCCTACTTATATACGTCCGTATATTGAGGACATAGTAGATGTTGtggctgatggaaattgtgggtttCGTGCAATTGCAGCATTGCTAGGTTGGACCGAAGAATCTTGGGCTTTAGTTCGAtcacaattggataaagagattgGTCTACATAAAGATGTTTATTCTAATGTTTTTGATGACAATGTTGAATCAGTGCGGaactcattgaaaatatcaaaattgggtgctcaaggaaaagataagtggatgtctttaccagacttgggttacgtgatagcaacactatataatgtcatattggtgtcGTTGTCTCGTAATCTGAATATGACATTTTTCCCGCTAAACAAATCACCATCGAAAGAGACCTTTGGGCAGTCTT contains:
- the LOC140921085 gene encoding uncharacterized protein, with protein sequence MTKYKLAPRFILNALKVRNETNVTIPSQIYKARSTYRSSLRGPYTEMQHLLKLIQQENYVHWTRRRENSDILRDIFWTHPDCIKLLNTFHFVLICDSTYKTNRYRLPLLEIVGVTSTSLTFSVGFAYLEKERQDNFIWAFEKVRMLFKSESLISKVIVTDRDLAMMNAISVVFPTSIHLLCRFHIEKNVGARCKQYVKKDRQEEVMDLWKKIVYSTSVEEYDHHLQQFEILCADIILFVDYVKDSWLTPYKERFVNVWTNRVMHLGNTTSNRVESAHWRLKNMLQTSFGDLCKSWDAVNMMLKNQICIIQSSFQKTIKDVEHGYNSQFFQNLHHCVSRKCMKLIDNQLERVKIVGTNKTECGCSIRTTHGLPCACELAKLQINGNAIPLDSIHDFWKQLSIAHELEDEESLSDYDFSEELEAMKAYMKTHDIISQRIFKAKVREVVFPHTTSILAPPEKVRTKGAGKKKKEFDTPRDPSYWEYVDASQESAKARQPSQSSQRSARQQSQSSQHSFKTQFPTYIRPYIEDIVDVVADGNCGFRAIAALLGWTEESWALVRSQLDKEIGLHKDVYSNVFDDNVESVRNSLKISKLGAQGKDKWMSLPDLGYVIATLYNVILVSLSRNLNMTFFPLNKSPSKETFGQSLLAIGFVNENHWVQVKLMLNVVY